A window of Terriglobales bacterium genomic DNA:
CGACGTGCCGCCGTTCTCCCTGGGCGGGCAGGACATGTACGCCTTCTCGCCGGACGGCAAGGAGGTCGCTTACACCAGCAACATCGACGAGGTGGAGGCGACCAGCACCAACAACGAGATCTTCATCATGCCCGCGGCCGGAGGCACGCCGAAGAAGATCAGCGTCTCGAAGGGCAGCGATTCGACACCGCTGTATTCGCCCGACGGGAAGTACATCGCGTGGCGGATGCAGGTGAGGCCGGGATACGAAAGCGACAAGTTCCGGCTGGTGGTGTACGAGCGGGCGACGGGGAAGATCACGAACCTGACGGAGCGGTTCGACCGTTGGGTGGATTCGATCGCCTGGTCGCCGGATTCCAAGGTCCTCTACTTCACCGCCGAGCACAAGGCGCACTCCCTGATCTACGGGGTGAAGACGTCGCCCGACCGCGGCGGGGTCTATCGCATCCATGCGCTGGTCGGAGGCACGAACGGCGACCCGGCGGTGACGCCGGACGGGAAGAAGCTGGTGTTCGCGCGCGTGTCGGTCAGCGCGCCCAATGAGATCTACGCGAGCGATGCGGCGTTCAAAGGCTGTCCAGCGCAAAGCGGCGACGTGGACAAGGGCAAGGAGCGTTGCACGCTGCACGAAGCCACGCCGATCACTCATATGAATGACGCGGTGCTGGCGCAGGTCCAGATGCAGCCGCTGGAGCCGTTCTGGTTCACCGGCTCGCAGCAGGCGAAGGTGCAGGGGTTCCTTGTGAAGCCGCCGGATTTCGATCCGAAGAAGAAGTATCCGGTGAAGTTCCTGATCCACGGGGGACCGCAGGGAGCGTGGGGCGACCAGTGGTCGTATCGCTGGAACGCGGAGCTGTTCGCGGCCGGCGGCTATGTGGTGATCATGATCAACCCGCGGGGCTCGACCGGGTACGGGCAGAAGTTCATCGACGACATCAACGGCGACTGGGGCGGACGGGCGTATCTCGACCTGATGATGGGGCTGGACTACGCCGAGCGGAAGTATCCGTTCATCGACAAGACGCGGGAATGCGCGCTGGGCGCCAGCTACGGCGGGTACATGGTGAACTGGCTGGAAGGACACACCACGCGCTTCAAGTGCCTGGTATCGCACGACGGGATGTTCAACGCGGAATCGGCCTACGGTGCGACCGAAGAGCTGTGGTTCAACGAATGGGAGTTCCGGGGCACGCCGTGGACCAACCGGGCGATGTATCAGAAATGGTCGCCGCACATGTACGCCGCCTCGTTCAAGACGCCCATCCTGGTGGTGCACGGGCAGAAAGATTACCGGCTGGACGTCAGCGAAGGGTTCCAGATGTTCACTACGGTGCAGCGGCTGAAGATCCCGTCGAAGATGCTGTATTTCCCCGATGAGGGACATTGGGTGCTGAAGCCGCAGAACTCGCAGCTCTGGTACAAGACCGTCAATGGTTGGGTCGACCAATGGACGAGAGTGCAGAGCGCAGAGTCCAAAGGGCAGAGATAGCGCATAGTACATAGCACATAGCGCATAGGGCTTCGACTCCGCTCAGGATGACAGGGGTGGAGGGCCGGGGTGGTCCTCCAGATGGCCAGCGGCGGAGAGATACGCGCCGGCCAGCAGCAGCAGGCCGGAGAGGAAGGCCCACATGATCAAGGTCACGGAGACGGAGAAGGGTCCGTACACCTCGGGGAAGTTCAGCCAGGGCAGGAGCAGGATGTAAAGGTACTTGGCCGTCTCCCACAGCAGGCCGACGTAGACGGCGGCGGAGAGGGCGGCGCCGGCCGGCACCTTGCCGTTGGGCAGCAGCCAATAGATCAGGAAGAAGATGGCGATGGTGGCGATCAAGGCGAACACCTTGGCGAAGATCAGGGTGACGGCGTCCGGGGTGAAGGCATAACGCCCCGCCAGCAACTGGATGAGCCCCCGATTTCCCGCGGTCAGGGCCACCGAGAGCAGAGCGAGCACGCCCGACGCCATCGCCAGTCCCAGCGAGACCAGCAGGTTCTTCCAGTAGGGCCGGTTCCTGGGGAATCCCCACACCTGGTTCAGCGCGACCTCCAGCGGCAGGAACACTCCGGTGGAGGTGATGAGCAGGATGAAGAGCGAGATCCAGGCGGCGCGGTTGTGGGAATACGCGATGGCCTTGATGTTGCGAATGACGAAATCCTGGCTGGTGGGCAGGTAATCGCGCAGAAGCTGCTCCACCACCTGGCGCATGGTGGCCGAGCGGAAGGCTTTGCGGATCAGCACCAGCAGCAGCACCATGAAGGGGAAAAAGGAGAGGACGGCGTTGGCGGCGACGGAGAAGGCGTAGGTGTGGACTTCGGTGCGGAACAGGTAGCGGGCCAG
This region includes:
- a CDS encoding S9 family peptidase; this encodes GEATKLTNGQAGEDRPRFSPDGKRLAYVSAADGSSQVWTVGFDAATGKLAGDAKRITSISTEAEGELWSPDGSSLLFVSQVYPDCKDDACNKARDEEKSKSKVKASIFTRLFYRHWSTYYVGKRSHLFIVPAEGGEARDLTPGDHDVPPFSLGGQDMYAFSPDGKEVAYTSNIDEVEATSTNNEIFIMPAAGGTPKKISVSKGSDSTPLYSPDGKYIAWRMQVRPGYESDKFRLVVYERATGKITNLTERFDRWVDSIAWSPDSKVLYFTAEHKAHSLIYGVKTSPDRGGVYRIHALVGGTNGDPAVTPDGKKLVFARVSVSAPNEIYASDAAFKGCPAQSGDVDKGKERCTLHEATPITHMNDAVLAQVQMQPLEPFWFTGSQQAKVQGFLVKPPDFDPKKKYPVKFLIHGGPQGAWGDQWSYRWNAELFAAGGYVVIMINPRGSTGYGQKFIDDINGDWGGRAYLDLMMGLDYAERKYPFIDKTRECALGASYGGYMVNWLEGHTTRFKCLVSHDGMFNAESAYGATEELWFNEWEFRGTPWTNRAMYQKWSPHMYAASFKTPILVVHGQKDYRLDVSEGFQMFTTVQRLKIPSKMLYFPDEGHWVLKPQNSQLWYKTVNGWVDQWTRVQSAESKGQR
- a CDS encoding YihY/virulence factor BrkB family protein, with product MASEPSAPPAPPPPKAHKSSIVRVMGRRTMPLARYLFRTEVHTYAFSVAANAVLSFFPFMVLLLVLIRKAFRSATMRQVVEQLLRDYLPTSQDFVIRNIKAIAYSHNRAAWISLFILLITSTGVFLPLEVALNQVWGFPRNRPYWKNLLVSLGLAMASGVLALLSVALTAGNRGLIQLLAGRYAFTPDAVTLIFAKVFALIATIAIFFLIYWLLPNGKVPAGAALSAAVYVGLLWETAKYLYILLLPWLNFPEVYGPFSVSVTLIMWAFLSGLLLLAGAYLSAAGHLEDHPGPPPLSS